The sequence below is a genomic window from Alistipes sp. ZOR0009.
CTGCTCGGCGTATTTGTTCGGGATCGAGATTGCTCGTGTCGCGTCCTACAATGCGCCCAACAGCCTTACGTCCCTGCTCCACGCCTTTGTCTAGCTCGGTAAAAACGTTGCGTACTTCGGTAATCAGCGTTTTGTTGGCCAATCCAAAAAAAACGAATAGCGCAACGGTGGCAATCTGTAGCGTGTCGGGGATATGATCTACCACCTCCATAATGCTTCGGAAAAGAAGAAAGATGCCACCAACCAGAATGGCTACCGCCAACGCTCCTTTGGCAATCAGATATTTTCCCTTGCGAAACGTCTTTTCGAAGTAGGATATCAGCTTCCCGTAGTAAACAATAGGGTGGGGCAGCCACATCGGATCGCCCAACGCTAAATCGAGAAGATAGCCCGCAATTAGGCCTGCTGCTGCTATTTGGTAGTTGTCCATTGTTGTATTGCTTTAACCAGCTTTGCATTGGCCGCCTCGTGCTGAGGTGCAATGCGAACGTAGGTGCTGTCTAAGCCGCGAAAGTTGGCGGCATCTCGGATCAGCAGCCCGTGTTTACTTACTAAGTACGCTTTTAGGTCCGACGAGGTGCCTCTGTGCAGCTTCATCAGGAAGTATGGGGTTTGTGAGGCAAGCGCCTCCATCTCTTCGATGGGCGCAAGCATCGAGCAGAGCTGCTGCTTTAGCCCCATCCATCTATCCAGCGGTAGCTCGTAGCGGCTACGGTTCGATATAAAATGCTTGGCAACCTCTATGGCCAGCGTATTTACCGACCAAGGAATCTTTACCCGAAGCATTTGCTCTATATTCTGCGATGCCGATAGGCAGTATCCAACTCTAATACCCGGAATGGCAAAGCATTTGGTTAGGCTGCATATCACAATAAGGTTGTTGTGGGTAAGCACATCGGTGTGGCGCAGCAGCTCGTACGACGAAAAGCTGCCATACGACTGGTCGATTACAAATAGCACCTGTGGATGCTGCTCTACCATCGATAGTATCTGCTGCCTATGGCGTATGCTACCCGTCGGATTGTTGGGGTTACACAGCCAAGCCATCTCAACCTCTGGCGCAATGGCGCCATCAAACTCGCCTTCGGTGCAAAACGAAAGCTTATGCTGATGCAGCTTGCATGCATCCTCGTACTCGCTAAAGGTGGGGGTAACCACCAGCGAGCGTTTTCCGCTCCACGCCTGCGCTGCAAGGTAAATAGCCTCTATGGCGCCGTTGCTTACCAGCACATTATCTACG
It includes:
- a CDS encoding aminotransferase class I/II-fold pyridoxal phosphate-dependent enzyme; this translates as MLFGHGDDIAAHGREIEGNFSSNVWFEDYTKDIAPLVAAAMRSVTSYPEPDAASLRRLLAQEYGVRVDNVLVSNGAIEAIYLAAQAWSGKRSLVVTPTFSEYEDACKLHQHKLSFCTEGEFDGAIAPEVEMAWLCNPNNPTGSIRHRQQILSMVEQHPQVLFVIDQSYGSFSSYELLRHTDVLTHNNLIVICSLTKCFAIPGIRVGYCLSASQNIEQMLRVKIPWSVNTLAIEVAKHFISNRSRYELPLDRWMGLKQQLCSMLAPIEEMEALASQTPYFLMKLHRGTSSDLKAYLVSKHGLLIRDAANFRGLDSTYVRIAPQHEAANAKLVKAIQQWTTTK